The following coding sequences are from one Arvicanthis niloticus isolate mArvNil1 chromosome 14, mArvNil1.pat.X, whole genome shotgun sequence window:
- the Minar2 gene encoding major intrinsically disordered NOTCH2-binding receptor 1-like isoform X1, protein MKGDMDLSVLPNNNHPDKFLQLDVKSLMRSSTLLQASLARFPGGHYPATQHWQNLVYSQSPGASQRKSVSRSEKAAREKNIATQRIKGFGGENPVLPESPPASMSSVMKNNPLYGDVSLEDAMEERKKNPSWTIEEYDKHSVRTNLSGHLKENPNDLRFWLGDMYTPGFDTLLKKKKKRNKRSKLCHMGLILLLVSCILVTIVTLSTIFS, encoded by the exons ATGAAAGGGGACATGGATCTTTCTGTTTTGCCCAATAACAACCATCCTGACAAATTCCTGCAGCTTGACGTGAAGTCTTTAATGAGGAGCTCAACCCTTCTGCAGGCTAGCCTCGCGAGATTTCCGGGTGGACATTATCCTGCTACACAACACTGGCAAAACCTTGTCTACTCACAg AGCCCTGGGGCTTCTCAGAGGAAGTCTGTGAGCCGGAGTGAAAAGGCAGCG agagaaaagaacatcgCTACTCAACGAATCAAGGGGTTTGGTGGGGAGAACCCAGTCCTTCCTGAGAGTCCTCCAGCATCCATGTCTTCAGTTATGAAGAACAACCCGTTGTATGGTGACGTAAGTTTGGAAGATGctatggaagaaaggaaaaagaatccTTCGTGGACCATTGAGGAGTATGACAAGCATTCTGTGCGTACAAACCTCTCTGGGCATCTGAAG gaaaaCCCCAATGACCTGCGCTTTTGGTTGGGGGACATGTACACCCCTGGCTTCGACACTTtgctgaaaaagaagaagaaacgcAACAAGCGATCAAAATTGTGTCACATGGGTCTGATTTTGCTCCTTGTGTCCTGCATCCTGGTTACCATAGTGACTCTCAGCACTATATTCTCTTAA
- the Minar2 gene encoding major intrinsically disordered NOTCH2-binding receptor 1-like isoform X3: MALRATPVQREERAFRFRTEVIDLQTPSPGASQRKSVSRSEKAAREKNIATQRIKGFGGENPVLPESPPASMSSVMKNNPLYGDVSLEDAMEERKKNPSWTIEEYDKHSVRTNLSGHLKENPNDLRFWLGDMYTPGFDTLLKKKKKRNKRSKLCHMGLILLLVSCILVTIVTLSTIFS; this comes from the exons ATGGCATTGAGGGCTACTccagtgcagagagaggaaagagcatttCGTTTCAGAACCGAAGTAATTGACCTACAAACCCCT AGCCCTGGGGCTTCTCAGAGGAAGTCTGTGAGCCGGAGTGAAAAGGCAGCG agagaaaagaacatcgCTACTCAACGAATCAAGGGGTTTGGTGGGGAGAACCCAGTCCTTCCTGAGAGTCCTCCAGCATCCATGTCTTCAGTTATGAAGAACAACCCGTTGTATGGTGACGTAAGTTTGGAAGATGctatggaagaaaggaaaaagaatccTTCGTGGACCATTGAGGAGTATGACAAGCATTCTGTGCGTACAAACCTCTCTGGGCATCTGAAG gaaaaCCCCAATGACCTGCGCTTTTGGTTGGGGGACATGTACACCCCTGGCTTCGACACTTtgctgaaaaagaagaagaaacgcAACAAGCGATCAAAATTGTGTCACATGGGTCTGATTTTGCTCCTTGTGTCCTGCATCCTGGTTACCATAGTGACTCTCAGCACTATATTCTCTTAA
- the Minar2 gene encoding major intrinsically disordered NOTCH2-binding receptor 1-like isoform X2 has product MKGDMDLSVLPNNNHPDKFLQLDVKSLMRSSTLLQASLARFPGGHYPATQHWQNLVYSQREKNIATQRIKGFGGENPVLPESPPASMSSVMKNNPLYGDVSLEDAMEERKKNPSWTIEEYDKHSVRTNLSGHLKENPNDLRFWLGDMYTPGFDTLLKKKKKRNKRSKLCHMGLILLLVSCILVTIVTLSTIFS; this is encoded by the exons ATGAAAGGGGACATGGATCTTTCTGTTTTGCCCAATAACAACCATCCTGACAAATTCCTGCAGCTTGACGTGAAGTCTTTAATGAGGAGCTCAACCCTTCTGCAGGCTAGCCTCGCGAGATTTCCGGGTGGACATTATCCTGCTACACAACACTGGCAAAACCTTGTCTACTCACAg agagaaaagaacatcgCTACTCAACGAATCAAGGGGTTTGGTGGGGAGAACCCAGTCCTTCCTGAGAGTCCTCCAGCATCCATGTCTTCAGTTATGAAGAACAACCCGTTGTATGGTGACGTAAGTTTGGAAGATGctatggaagaaaggaaaaagaatccTTCGTGGACCATTGAGGAGTATGACAAGCATTCTGTGCGTACAAACCTCTCTGGGCATCTGAAG gaaaaCCCCAATGACCTGCGCTTTTGGTTGGGGGACATGTACACCCCTGGCTTCGACACTTtgctgaaaaagaagaagaaacgcAACAAGCGATCAAAATTGTGTCACATGGGTCTGATTTTGCTCCTTGTGTCCTGCATCCTGGTTACCATAGTGACTCTCAGCACTATATTCTCTTAA